The Hordeum vulgare subsp. vulgare chromosome 4H, MorexV3_pseudomolecules_assembly, whole genome shotgun sequence genomic interval CACCTCAGTAGCAGGGGCATTGTTTCCAAATGGGGATATGCTGAACCCATCATCCAGCGCGTCTGGTATTTCTACATAATGTTGAGTTGTAACAATCTCATCCGCACTGAATCCAAATGATGCTCtgtatgcttcaacctcatcagcATCTTGCTTATCCCTTGAGACACTAAGCCTTCCACCATTATACGGAAATGACTGTTGAGCCTGATCCAGGTAGAACTGAGCAGATGCCGCTGGACGGAAAAAATTGCTATCCAGCAGACAGTTTCTAGGGGCAGCTGAATCAAGTCCAAAGATATTTGATGGTGATGTCCTGGAATACGGTGTGTCACAAGCAGATCTGGAAGTCTTCCACTGTGCGGTAGGGACCTCTTGCTCAGGAATGGGCGATGCAATGGAATATGGTGTGTCACAGACGGACCTAGATGTCTTCCAGTGTGCAGCAGGAACATCTTGTTCAGGGATTGGTGAGGATAGACCGGTCCTTGGAGTTACTGAGGCAGGTGATATGAGGCTGCTAGAAGGGCTCCCTGGGTAAAGTGGATAAGATCCCTGCAGTCCTAAGCCACCAGAGTAtgctgttgacaagtaatgcatgTTGTGCTCCTTGCCAGCAGTTTTAGGACCCATATATGATGAAAGAAACCGAGCATATGGAACATCTGGAGAGGACGGAGTGGTTGCATGAGCTAGTTCAGGAGGAGGGGTCAGTGGTGCTGTAGAGGGCTCAgttgtgaaagttgaaaaagctgTTGGAGGTGAGACAAGTTGAGGTTCATTGGCATATGGTCCAACAGCGAACATATTAGACGTTGGGCCACCAGGAGAGTTTGCAGATATTGAAAGGAAGCGGTTAGGTGACTGAGCAGTCGAAGGAAGAGCAGAGTTCGAGAAGGATGCAGGCGATGATGGTGGCGCAAGAAGAGATAAATTCATAGCCCCATTTTGGTTAGAATTTCTACCAGATTGAAGAGCATTTCCGCGGTTAGTTGACGCGTTCCCATCAGGCATACGTGCTGCAGGAACTATACGCTTTCCACCCTTCTGCGACCCAAAACATGACAAGCCAGAAAAACAGCCAGCCCATCTACTCTGCTGTTAAGAACAGAGAAACATGTAATGCATTAGTGCAAGTATAAATGAATTTTGTTTAGGGAGCAAATAAATGAATTTGATTGTTCCTGGAAGCAGAGATAAAAACCATCCGGCTGATTATTGGTAAAAGATACACAAAATTGACTCCACAGCTGAACAAAGAACAAGTTTAAAAACGCAATGTAGTAGTTAGGTCAATGATGAAACTGCAGATGACTATTAAACTCTGTACATAAAGGAAAAAAAACACATTGCATCATTAATAACCATGCAAGTAAATTAGAGCAAAATTCACAAGCGCAAAATGCCGCCGCACATAGAACATATAAATTGTGTTATCAGTCATCACAGCTCGTATCTCACAAGAGTCAGAAAAAGTGAAAAATCTTCAGAAGAAAAAAGATCTTAACTGATTACAGCACACATTTCACAAGAGTCTGAAAAATCTTCAGAAGGAAAAAGATCCTAACTGGTCACAGCATGCAGTCCACAAGAAGTCTGAAAAAACTTCAGAAGGAAAAATATCCTATCATGGAAAACACCAAAATGAGTTTGTGCTTCTACCATACAGTCAGTGCTTTCCAAAGTGAAAAGCTACTTTTcccaaacctcaactctaagcaaAATGTGGATATAAAGATCGACGAGCTATACCTATATACTGATATATACAATATCTATGAAAGGAATGCAATATCTATGAAAGGAATGAAAGAGCAAGATACTCCAGGTGATGCTGTAGCAGGACAATGTATGTGGTCTTCACAAAATTACCAAACTGGTGCAAAATCATGCAATTTAGCATGGACCAACACCAAGATGAATAGTCAATTCAGCTCATTATGCAAAGCTGCATGAAGCAAGCAGCcagtactaaagcataattattgGGGTAAAGATGCCCTTGCAAGTTGCAGCAGCTAGTGTCCGGTACAGTTCGTACTTCGTATGTAGTGATGGTCTGATGGATGTGCTCATCTAAAGCAAAAAAGGCACAAACGACTAGCTAAGCTTAAGTAATTGAGCGCACGAGTATACCCTATCCTGGTGTGGTTGTTGGGAGTGGAATCTGGCGTCGGCCGAACCGACCGCCGCCGCAGCAGAATTGACGAAAACTGCGCGATTCGCCGGTCTGGTGCTGCTGCCGCCAGCCCCAGTACTGCTCCCTGGTGTAGCCATTTCTGAATGAAACCGTAGTTGCTTCCAATCACATCCTCCGTAGCTCGGGAAGACTTCGCTTATGGATCCCTGGATCCTACCtgaaaagaaaccaagggcagtcAGGATCCAAATCAGGTGCGGATCTACATGGTGTGCAGGAAGTGAATCGGCACGCCCAAAATTTGTCGAGGTTGGTTTGAGGTTTAGTAGTTTCTGGATGATTAGAAGCTCATACCTCAAAAAGCAAGGACCAAGGTTGCGGACGAGGTGGGGACAGCAGCGACGCGATGAGGACGGGAACGGCCACGACGGCGACGCGCGTCAGAggtgttttttttttttggtaTGAGGCGTCAGCGATGACGCCTAGATACGGCACGGAGGAAGCACGACTACAGGAGGGATTTCATGGCCGCATTGGGTCGGACTGGAGCTCGAGCAGACCCGAGCATAAGATGGGgtcaggagagggagaggggaagtTACGGGGTGGACAGATGGTGGAGAGGAGAGGTCGCTGTAGGTCTCGTGGAATGGCGAAGCAGCGGAGAGGACCCCAGAAGACAGCAGACCTGACGGAGGGACGGAGCTTGGGGCAGGGCCGGGCGTCGGCGCggggggcgcggcggcggccgcAGCAGGGTGAAGTCCCGGGAGAGTGGAGCGGCAGAGGTCAGGGATGTGCCGAATGGGGGAGATCGGTGGGGAGGCGCGGCGGAGGGCGGGCGGGTCGGCTGTCGCCTGGCCGTCGGCGGGAGGGGCGGCCTTGTCCGCCGTCGTCAGGCCTCAGGCGCTGGGTATGTTCGCGGGAGAGGATGCGCACGGGCTGGCTGGGAGTGACAGCCGACTTCTCTCTTGGTTCGATGATTTTGGACCAGGGGTATTATTGGTCTTCCCGTCGCTGTTAGAGCAACCAGAATAGTATAGtcagctgctggctataagtcattgtcatgtcatttatagtccaTCTTATAGtcaacatgtactccctccgttccataatataagtctttttagagattgcattataggactacatacggatgtatatagacatactttagagtgtagattcacttattttgttttgtatgtagtcccttagtgaagtcgcttaaaagacttatatttaggaacggaggaagtacaatagttcattgcaaaGATATATTACTTTTTTATTATATGGCCCACCGTTCATACTCACGAAAtgactaggagcacgtgctagagctggctcttaccttctctctcctcttctctttcctctaactaaacaaaaatatattagtttattccttatagtcagctaactcagctctattgtacttgctcttagagcATCTAGCATCATAAACCTTCTCAAACGCATGGGCGACCGTGGAACATTAACCAGTCACGAAGTTTTAATCTAGATGACCGTGCGAACTAACCGACAACCCTCATACTCAGTCTAAATATGAGACGGATATGGGACGTCCGAGCACGTCTGCCACGTGCGACCCGACAGTCCGACCCCATCGCAATTGTATCAAATCCACCCCGAGAACTGCCAGA includes:
- the LOC123449036 gene encoding uncharacterized protein At1g76660-like isoform X3; translated protein: MATPGSSTGAGGSSTRPANRAVFVNSAAAAVGSADARFHSQQPHQDRQSRWAGCFSGLSCFGSQKGGKRIVPAARMPDGNASTNRGNALQSGRNSNQNGAMNLSLLAPPSSPASFSNSALPSTAQSPNRFLSISANSPGGPTSNMFAVGPYANEPQLVSPPTAFSTFTTEPSTAPLTPPPELAHATTPSSPDVPYARFLSSYMGPKTAGKEHNMHYLSTAYSGGLGLQGSYPLYPGSPSSSLISPASVTPRTGLSSPIPEQDVPAAHWKTSRSVCDTPYSIASPIPEQEVPTAQWKTSRSACDTPYSRTSPSNIFGLDSAAPRNCLLDSNFFRPAASAQFYLDQAQQSFPYNGGRLSVSRDKQDADEVEAYRASFGFSADEIVTTQHYVEIPDALDDGFSISPFGNNAPATEVSPFIDLPNEVQKVDKMDKSLFNVNETTSPKKSPDQLSGGSPQKVLHVDIFKGSKAGHLSEDDTTVKDCHPFRKAGDEISLKPIEVRKKSPPSQACSDAEIEYRRARSLREANSVLSWRSSLSRQLQ
- the LOC123449036 gene encoding uncharacterized protein At1g76660-like isoform X4, which gives rise to MATPGSSTGAGGSSTRPANRAVFVNSAAAAVGSADARFHSQQPHQDRSRWAGCFSGLSCFGSQKGGKRIVPAARMPDGNASTNRGNALQSGRNSNQNGAMNLSLLAPPSSPASFSNSALPSTAQSPNRFLSISANSPGGPTSNMFAVGPYANEPQLVSPPTAFSTFTTEPSTAPLTPPPELAHATTPSSPDVPYARFLSSYMGPKTAGKEHNMHYLSTAYSGGLGLQGSYPLYPGSPSSSLISPASVTPRTGLSSPIPEQDVPAAHWKTSRSVCDTPYSIASPIPEQEVPTAQWKTSRSACDTPYSRTSPSNIFGLDSAAPRNCLLDSNFFRPAASAQFYLDQAQQSFPYNGGRLSVSRDKQDADEVEAYRASFGFSADEIVTTQHYVEIPDALDDGFSISPFGNNAPATEVSPFIDLPNEVQKVDKMDKSLFNVNETTSPKKSPDQLSGGSPQKVLHVDIFKGSKAGHLSEDDTTVKDCHPFRKAGDEISLKPIEVRKKSPPSQACSDAEIEYRRARSLREANSVLSWRSSLSRQLQ
- the LOC123449036 gene encoding uncharacterized protein At1g76660-like isoform X1; the protein is MATPGSSTGAGGSSTRPANRAVFVNSAAAAVGSADARFHSQQPHQDRQSRWAGCFSGLSCFGSQKGGKRIVPAARMPDGNASTNRGNALQSGRNSNQNGAMNLSLLAPPSSPASFSNSALPSTAQSPNRFLSISANSPGGPTSNMFAVGPYANEPQLVSPPTAFSTFTTEPSTAPLTPPPELAHATTPSSPDVPYARFLSSYMGPKTAGKEHNMHYLSTAYSGGLGLQGSYPLYPGSPSSSLISPASVTPRTGLSSPIPEQDVPAAHWKTSRSVCDTPYSIASPIPEQEVPTAQWKTSRSACDTPYSRTSPSNIFGLDSAAPRNCLLDSNFFRPAASAQFYLDQAQQSFPYNGGRLSVSRDKQDADEVEAYRASFGFSADEIVTTQHYVEIPDALDDGFSISPFGNNAPATEVSPFIDLPNEVQKVDKMDKSLFNVNETTSPKKSPDQLSGGSPQKVLHVDIFKGTPRFLFAQYPTDILNQLTSGSKAGHLSEDDTTVKDCHPFRKAGDEISLKPIEVRKKSPPSQACSDAEIEYRRARSLREANSVLSWRSSLSRQLQ
- the LOC123449036 gene encoding uncharacterized protein At1g76660-like isoform X2, with protein sequence MATPGSSTGAGGSSTRPANRAVFVNSAAAAVGSADARFHSQQPHQDRSRWAGCFSGLSCFGSQKGGKRIVPAARMPDGNASTNRGNALQSGRNSNQNGAMNLSLLAPPSSPASFSNSALPSTAQSPNRFLSISANSPGGPTSNMFAVGPYANEPQLVSPPTAFSTFTTEPSTAPLTPPPELAHATTPSSPDVPYARFLSSYMGPKTAGKEHNMHYLSTAYSGGLGLQGSYPLYPGSPSSSLISPASVTPRTGLSSPIPEQDVPAAHWKTSRSVCDTPYSIASPIPEQEVPTAQWKTSRSACDTPYSRTSPSNIFGLDSAAPRNCLLDSNFFRPAASAQFYLDQAQQSFPYNGGRLSVSRDKQDADEVEAYRASFGFSADEIVTTQHYVEIPDALDDGFSISPFGNNAPATEVSPFIDLPNEVQKVDKMDKSLFNVNETTSPKKSPDQLSGGSPQKVLHVDIFKGTPRFLFAQYPTDILNQLTSGSKAGHLSEDDTTVKDCHPFRKAGDEISLKPIEVRKKSPPSQACSDAEIEYRRARSLREANSVLSWRSSLSRQLQ